Proteins found in one Kamptonema formosum PCC 6407 genomic segment:
- a CDS encoding ATP-dependent DNA helicase produces the protein MIQTLVKPKNFQLTSQQNNALQLIEQFLTSSKRVFGLFGYAGTGKSTLVNLVAEQLISAGKRVAFTAPTNKAVGVLRRMANEKGLIGVDFMTIHQLLGLAPVKQGQNKILKQVSPSFLHLYDTIFLDECSMVTTELWNIIQERIANTLLLGSNRQLIVMGDPAQLPPVNGEIEEKKSQAFNIPEKAILTEVVRQGAGSPLLEFITACRTAVKSKKAFQPFSKFSFDKKNGAFLVREETLLKYALKKFSSTFPQDPDCFRILCYTNERVAYWNSKIRAKIYGKNAPRFMMGERLISKAPVIAPDGKTVILSTSAEVEIAEFKEDRYSGYKAWNLQVKTDVGDLRQIYILHESDTRRFQQDNARLLQSAKSNPSLWKAWYNHCEIFADMRNCWAITVHNSQGSTFTEVGIDSSDIGRKVATKLLYLAQVFPCQKSQFIKEYRDSIRAHNQLMYVSCSRAKQRVFVTK, from the coding sequence ATGATTCAAACACTGGTAAAACCAAAGAATTTTCAATTAACTTCTCAACAAAACAATGCCCTCCAACTCATCGAACAATTTCTCACAAGTTCTAAACGGGTATTCGGGCTATTTGGATATGCAGGTACGGGAAAATCCACCCTTGTCAACCTCGTCGCAGAACAATTAATCAGCGCTGGAAAAAGAGTCGCTTTCACCGCTCCTACCAATAAAGCAGTAGGCGTATTGCGACGGATGGCTAATGAAAAAGGACTCATAGGAGTAGACTTTATGACCATCCACCAACTACTAGGATTAGCTCCAGTCAAACAGGGGCAAAATAAAATCCTCAAACAAGTTTCTCCTTCTTTCCTTCACCTATACGACACCATCTTTCTTGATGAGTGTAGTATGGTGACAACAGAACTGTGGAATATCATTCAAGAAAGAATTGCTAATACTTTGCTCCTGGGCAGTAATCGGCAACTTATTGTCATGGGCGACCCCGCACAATTGCCTCCTGTTAATGGCGAAATAGAAGAGAAAAAATCTCAAGCTTTCAACATCCCTGAAAAAGCCATTTTAACAGAGGTTGTTAGGCAAGGTGCGGGTAGCCCTCTGCTAGAATTTATAACAGCTTGCCGCACGGCTGTCAAGAGCAAAAAAGCATTCCAACCCTTCTCCAAATTCAGCTTTGATAAAAAAAACGGAGCTTTCCTAGTCAGAGAAGAAACGCTGTTGAAATATGCCTTAAAAAAGTTCTCTTCTACTTTCCCTCAAGACCCCGACTGCTTTCGCATCCTTTGCTACACTAACGAGCGCGTTGCCTACTGGAATAGCAAAATCAGAGCTAAAATTTACGGTAAAAATGCTCCCAGATTTATGATGGGGGAGAGGTTAATCAGTAAAGCTCCTGTTATTGCTCCCGACGGCAAAACTGTCATCCTGTCCACATCAGCAGAAGTAGAAATTGCCGAATTTAAAGAGGATAGGTACTCTGGGTATAAAGCTTGGAATCTTCAGGTTAAAACCGATGTAGGCGACCTCCGCCAAATCTACATCCTCCACGAAAGTGACACTCGCCGATTCCAACAGGACAATGCTAGGTTACTGCAAAGTGCTAAAAGCAATCCAAGCTTATGGAAAGCATGGTATAACCATTGTGAAATCTTTGCAGACATGAGAAATTGTTGGGCAATTACTGTGCATAATTCTCAAGGATCTACCTTCACGGAGGTGGGAATTGACAGCAGTGATATCGGCAGGAAAGTTGCTACTAAATTGCTGTATCTTGCTCAAGTTTTTCCTTGTCAAAAATCTCAATTTATTAAAGAATACCGCGACAGTATTCGAGCGCACAATCAGCTTATGTACGTGAGTTGTAGTCGTGCGAAGCAGCGGGTTTTTGTTACTAAGTAA